A DNA window from Paenibacillus antri contains the following coding sequences:
- a CDS encoding DinB family protein: MSAYLFEQLAFVRGQTVKALQDVSEAQAAAVPAGFRNSVLWQAGHIYFVQERFAFSAQGREAEIPEGFAAWFAPGSSPATWADRPPALAELTEMLRDQTKRIVDTWDGRLHEGAPKPYTTSTGITLTATDAFLNFTLYHEGMHFQAIKMYKGLLAKA; the protein is encoded by the coding sequence ATGTCCGCGTATTTGTTCGAGCAATTGGCGTTCGTTCGAGGTCAGACCGTGAAGGCGCTGCAGGACGTATCGGAGGCGCAGGCGGCTGCGGTTCCGGCCGGATTCCGGAATTCGGTGTTATGGCAGGCCGGGCATATTTACTTTGTGCAGGAGCGCTTCGCGTTCTCGGCGCAAGGGAGGGAAGCCGAAATTCCCGAAGGGTTCGCCGCATGGTTCGCCCCGGGCTCGTCGCCCGCAACGTGGGCCGATCGTCCGCCCGCGCTGGCCGAGTTGACGGAGATGCTTCGCGACCAAACGAAACGGATCGTCGACACGTGGGACGGCCGGCTGCATGAAGGCGCGCCGAAGCCCTATACGACGTCGACGGGCATCACGCTTACGGCCACGGATGCGTTCCTGAATTTTACATTGTACCACGAAGGCATGCATTTCCAAGCGATTAAGATGTATAAGGGGTTGCTGGCGAAGGCATAA
- a CDS encoding HNH endonuclease, translating to MADAPEQRFKICAYCQTSKPAADFLRRTGRRAGKNARRGPCRACRIERKTKLLPAPEPQPALSHAHAAPPPPADPASPQPKKPAWRRPPLPAPTPRPEGPDVSVLRVNRQGLVGMRGKTDKGRRWYQETDLETAVTLVKEHAAVVVNRHTIRRIYSNKAFRRYILDRDRYTCFFCGEPGDTIDHLLPRAKGGHTTPVNCVCACNLCNQSKADTDLQVFIERRRGE from the coding sequence ATGGCCGACGCGCCGGAACAGCGATTCAAAATATGCGCCTATTGCCAAACGTCGAAGCCCGCCGCCGACTTCCTGCGACGCACGGGCCGACGCGCCGGCAAGAACGCTAGGCGGGGACCTTGCCGCGCGTGCCGGATCGAGCGCAAGACGAAGCTCTTGCCCGCACCGGAGCCGCAGCCAGCGCTTTCACACGCGCACGCGGCCCCCCCGCCTCCGGCGGATCCCGCTTCGCCGCAGCCGAAGAAACCCGCTTGGCGGCGCCCGCCGCTGCCCGCGCCGACGCCGCGGCCCGAGGGGCCGGACGTCTCGGTGCTCCGCGTCAACCGTCAAGGGCTCGTCGGCATGCGCGGCAAGACGGACAAGGGCCGGCGTTGGTACCAAGAGACCGATCTCGAGACGGCGGTCACGCTCGTCAAGGAGCACGCCGCCGTCGTCGTCAACCGGCATACGATCCGCCGCATCTACAGCAATAAGGCGTTCCGGCGTTACATCTTGGACCGGGACAGGTACACCTGCTTTTTCTGCGGAGAGCCCGGCGACACGATCGACCATCTGCTCCCTCGGGCCAAGGGCGGACATACGACGCCGGTCAACTGCGTGTGCGCCTGCAATCTATGCAACCAGAGCAAGGCGGATACGGATCTCCAGGTCTTCATCGAGCGAAGGCGCGGCGAATAA